From the genome of Lineus longissimus chromosome 8, tnLinLong1.2, whole genome shotgun sequence, one region includes:
- the LOC135492881 gene encoding cytoskeleton-associated protein 5-like isoform X1, with protein MGDDSEWLKLPTDEKVQHKAWKARMAGYEEATKLFKRIDDEKSSEFSKYLGLIKKFVTDTNAIAQEKALEAVLAFLERAHVAGKTACEVCGCVVLKCLSASRAKTKERGLEILLMYIEIEKQEVVQDELMKGLDNKNPKIVAACIVALREAVKGFGPKVMTIKPIVKQFQRLLEDRDKTVREETKQLVIEIYKWIGAAIKPQLVNLKPVQISELEAEFDKLPAQKPLQTRFLRSQQDLRAKVEAQAEAQARGDEDEVDGGPAEEVDPYELMEAVNIVPLIPKDFYEKIEAKKWQERREALEAVEKLMQNPKIEPGDFGDLLRALKRVVAKDTNVMLVALGAKCMTGLASGIRKKFQPYAGQCMQTILEKFKERNKNVLAALRDAADAIYPSTNLEALSEDILANLDNKNPNMKTEAASFLARCFTKATPATLPKKLLKLFIAPLLKTINDTAPEVREASFIALGTAMKVVGEKPLGPFIADIDAIKMAKIKDCCDKAELANMKGKASKPAAEAAPAKPAAAPAKKKLPNQPKVSSEDDGPAPSSNNAPSAGSSNSSKPAASKSGALVKRPATAGAKKGKKSAAGKSASTEEVAENIQGDDVVEDKVGAILPAETIAGLGNSNWKERLAAMEKMAEVVKVMEKKEIPCQALVRTIAKKPGLKDNNFQVLKLRFEMLTFLAVNANFSKTSASFVLNDLIDKIGDLKNGPAAKDALTGIAESTQLSYVCLEIMEYGFTQKNPKNQAETLNWLAQAILDFGMKLQMKPLIANVKKAFLATNPAVRTAALNLLQNMYLFMGPQLRVFFDDEKPALLTMIDAEFAKVEGQKPPAPTRGVKPSDTVDGEEEEEDEDAGGDGPNVADLVPRNDISDQIKQDLLDKLGDKNWKIRKEGLDEVITILNDAKFITANLGPLPEALTKRLADSNKILVNTTLGIIQTLAVSMGPHLKQHIKTVIPAVIGCLGDSKANIRASALKTMNDWLEQSNLTLFVEGEILSDALKIENPNLRTELLGWLAEKLPNAKKLPADLKDCVPLIFACLEDRNGDVRKKAQEALMPFMIHTGWEHMGRAAGKLKPASKDQVMGYLEKAKAALPAKPVAVRPKTAPAKVSAPAAAASKPVYDDDDDEPEPAAPAKTKAAAPANNKPASKKAVAGKAKAAASAPSSKKKDEDDEFGPPLIANAKGKDQRFKDEKNLKVLKWNFTVPRAEFLDQLKSQMEGNFSRGLMDLIFHKDFKNHTKGIEVMMKFCQDATSQDATITNLDLILKWMTLRFFDTNPSVLLRGLVYLETVFTMLAEEDYHVTDLEANSFIPYLVNKVGDPKDAVRGPIRRIFKQICKVFPASKMFNFIIDGLKSKNSKQRTECLEELGSLVETYGINVCQPSPAAALKIIATQIGERDNNIRSAALNTIVVAYNILGDNVYKYIGKLNDKDQGMLEERIKRAAKMRPATAPEPVQVVKQEPAKQQAKGQVAQRPSRPQDKEEVQGNNRQVRSNSQARATKQYFQLDFDDHEQSVMVEPKLQTIDMEEFSEPVKVPESARNRPPSPSMKYLSLSSNDACSLVNLVMSQIASNDMNICMQGLIQIDEVLKDEDKREVMSSHIDQFLVSTSMQLRLAHNKHMGEMNTSKDEVIKMYRCLMSALISLFQQPELAKEASRDSLKDLVYHLITVMLDSRLNELEDGPQVVRSVNVIVVKIVEKSDPSKVMSALIKLLHECVASERCSTKFMELVMKCLWRVVRLLPNIINDLNVDLIILDLHLFLKAFPKTFWKERSSDTPFRTIKTVLHSLAKLKGDRVLKHMTLIDKPSESEMESYLLKVLKSVGNNVNSVNNKNEQMNGETPRKELPKSNSKQRLSKNTHDMLAEIFKKIGSKENTREGLNDLYDFKQKYPEADLEPFLKKSSTFFQNYIERGLKNIEIEREPKSSPRASEPPLSESSSSNSVASDAKPGSADGVINPAMYMERLKVLRARCGLANTGAAEPAAGHDVSVAPQLDIGQQEPVEDPPREEPNGAAKPNLNVDEFRKRLERVKNASKT; from the exons ATGGGTGACGATTCAGAATGGCTGAAGTTACCCACGGATGAGAAGGTCCAGCACAAG GCATGGAAGGCTCGTATGGCCGGATATGAAGAAGCAACAAAGTTATTCAAGCGAATTGATGATGAAAAGAGCTCAGAGTTCTCAAAATATCTGGGACTGATCAAGAAATTTGTGACGGACACAAATGCAATAGCCCAGGAGAAAGCTTTAGAAGCTGTTTTGGCTTTTCTGGAGAGAGCACACGTAGCCGGAAA AACTGCTTGTGAAGTGTGCGGCTGTGTGGTGTTGAAATGTCTGAGTGCGTCGCGAGCGAAGACAAAGGAGAGGGGGTTGGAGATTCTGTTGATGTACATCGAGATCGAGAAGCAAGAAGTTGTCCAG GATGAGTTGATGAAGGGTCTTGACAACAAAAATCCCAAAATCGTAGCGGCATGTATCGTAGCCCTGAGAGAGGCCGTGAAGGGTTTCGGGCCCAAGGTCATGACGATCAAACCGATCGTCAAACAGTTCCAGCGACTTCTTGAGGATCGTGACAAGACTGTCCGTGAAGAGACGAAGCAGTTAGTGATTGAGATTTACAAATGGATTGGGGCCGCCATCAAGCCACAGCTGGTGAACTTGAAGCCGGTTCAG ATTTCTGAATTAGAGGCCGAGTTCGACAAACTACCCGCTCAGAAGCCCTTACAAACCCGGTTCTTGCGATCTCAGCAGGACCTTCGAGCGAAGGTTGAGGCGCAGGCAGAGGCACAAGCACGTGGCGACGAGGATGAAGTTGACGGAGGCCCGGCAGAGGAGGTCGATCCTTATGAGTTGATGGAGGCGGTCAATATTGTGCCATTGATTCCAAAGGATTTCTACGAGAAAATT GAGGCAAAGAAATGGCAAGAGAGGCGAGAGGCTTTGGAGGCGGTCGAGAAACTCATGCAGAACCCAAAAATAGAACCGGGTGATTTTGGTGACTTGCTGCGGGCGCTGAAGAGAGTCGTTGCCAAGGATACCAATGTCATGCTGGTAGCACTTGGTGCTAAATGCATGACGGGGCTTGCTAGCGGAATCCGGAAAAAGTTCCAGCCTTACGCTGGCCAG TGCATGCAGACGATCCTGGAGAAGTTCAAGGAGAGGAACAAGAATGTCCTGGCAGCTTTAAGGGATGCTGCTGATGCCATTTACCCATCG ACAAACCTGGAAGCATTATCCGAAGATATCTTGGCCAACTTGGATAACAAGAATCCCAACATGAAGACAGAGGCAGCCTCGTTCCTGGCAAGATGTTTCACCAAAGCCACCCCTGCCACTTTACCAAAGAAGTTACTGAAGCTGTTTATTGCTCCACTTTTAAAG ACCATAAATGACACTGCACCAGAAGTCCGAGAAGCATCCTTCATTGCGCTGGGTACAGCTATGAAAGTGGTCGGTGAGAAGCCATTGGGCCCGTTTATTGCCGACATAGATGCAATCAAAATGGCAAAG atCAAAGATTGCTGTGATAAAGCTGAACTAGCAAACATGAAAGGAAAAGCATCCAAGCCAGCGGCAGAGGCGGCCCCAGCCAAGCCTGCAGCTGCTCCTGCTAAGAAAAAG CTTCCCAACCAACCAAAAGTGTCGTCTGAGGACGATGGG CCCGCCCCTAGCAGTAATAATGCCCCCAGCGCTGGTAGTAGTAACAGTAGCAAACCTGCAGCAAGTAAATCTGGAGCA CTGGTGAAGCGACCTGCTACAGCCGGTGCAaagaagggaaagaaatctgCTGCCGGCAAGAGTGCTTCAACGGAGGAGGTCGCTGAGAATATTCAAGGA gatgatgttgtaGAAGACAAAGTAGGTGCCATTCTTCCAGCAGAGACGATCGCTGGGTTAGGAAATTCCAACTGGAAGGAGAGGTTAGCCGCAATGGAAAAGATGGCTGAG GTTGTGAAAGTCatggaaaagaaagaaattccATGCCAGGCGTTAGTCAGAACCATTGCAAAGAAACCCGGCCTAAAAGACAATAACTTTCAAGTTTTAAAGCTGAGATTCGAAATGCTCACCTTCTTGGCCGTGAACGCAAACTTCTCAAAGACATCTGCATCCTTCGTACTGAATGACCTCATCGACAAGATTGGCGATCTCAAGAATGGTCCGGCTGCAAAAGATGCATTGACAGGAATTGCTGAATCAACACAGCTTTCTTATGTCTGTTTAGAG ATCATGGAATATGGATTTACGCAGAAGAACCCCAAGAATCAAGCAGAGACCTTAAACTGGCTCGCACAAGCAATTCTCGACTTCGGAATGAAACTTCAAATGAAGCCCTTGATTGCCAATGTAAAGAAGGCATTTTTGGCAACAAACCCG GCGGTGCGAACAGCAGCCCTCAACTTACTACAGAACATGTACCTATTCATGGGACCGCAGTTACGAGTGTTCTTCGACGATGAGAAACCCGCCCTGTTGACAATGATCGATGCGGAGTTTGCCAAAGTCGAGGGCCAGAAACCACCGGCACCGACACGTGGTGTTAAGCCATCTGATACCGTCGACggtgaggaggaagaagaagatgagGATGCTGGTGGAGATGGTCCCAATGTCGCAGATTTAGTCCCTAGGAATGATATCAG TGACCAAATCAAGCAAGATCTGCTGGACAAACTCGGTGACAAAAATTGGAAGATACGAAAAGAAGGTTTGGACGAAGTGATCACGATATTGAACGATGCAAAATTTATCACAGCTAATCTTGGACCCCTACCTGAGGCTTTGACTAAGAGGCTTGCAGACTCTAACAAAATTCTG GTGAATACAACCTTGGGTATAATTCAGACGTTGGCAGTCTCAATGGGACCTCACCTCAAACAGCACATCAAAACTGTCATCCCGGCCGTTATAGGTTGCCTAGGCGACAGTAAGGCAAACATCCGCGCAAGCGCCCTCAAGACGATGAACGATTGGTTGGAACAATCAAACCTGACGTTATTCGTTGAGGGGGAGATTTTGAGCGATGCATTAAAAATCGAGAACCCAAATCTCCGTACTGAG TTGCTTGGTTGGTTAGCAGAGAAGTTGCCCAATGCCAAGAAGCTCCCCGCAGATCTTAAGGACTGCGTACCGCTCATCTTCGCCTGCCTCGAAGACAGAAATGGCGATGTGAGAAAGAAGGCGCAGGAAGCTCTAATGCCGTTTATGATTCACACAGGCTGGGAACATATGGGTAGAGCAGCAGGAAAGTTAAAG CCTGCATCTAAGGACCAAGTGATGGGCTATCTGGAGAAGGCAAAAGCTGCTCTCCCAGCCAAGCCTGTTGCAGTGCGGCCAAAGACTGCCCCTGCCAAGGTCTCCGCTCCTGCTGCTGCCGCTAGCAAACCTGtctatgatgatgacgatgatgaaccAGAACCCGCTGCACCGGCAAAGACCAAGGCGGCAGCCCCTGCGAATAACAAACCCGCGTCAAAGAAGGCTGTAGCGGGAAAAGCCAAG GCTGCTGCGTCTGCCCCAAGCAGTAAGaaaaaagatgaagatgacgaatTCGGACCACCTCTGATAGCGAACGCCAAGGGAAAGGATCAACGCTTCAAAGATGAGAAAAATTTGAAGGTCTTAAAGTGGAACTTCACTGTCCCACGCGCTGAATTCCTTGACCAGTTGAAAAGCCAGATGGAGGGCAACTTCAGTCGGGGTCTCATGGACCTTATCTTTCACAAGGATTTCAAGAACCATACAAAGGGGATTGAGGTCATGATGAAG TTCTGTCAAGATGCGACGTCCCAGGACGCAACCATCACCAACTTGGATCTGATCCTCAAGTGGATGACATTACGGTTCTTCGACACTAACCCGAGTGTCCTGCTGAGGGGCCTCGTCTACCTGGAAACCGTGTTCACGATGTTGGCAGAGGAAGACTACCATGTCACTGACCTTGAAGCAAACTCCTTCATTCCATATCTGGTCAACAAG GTTGGAGATCCAAAAGATGCGGTCCGTGGTCCAATTCGGCGTATCTTCAAACAGATCTGTAAAGTTTTCCCAGCCAGCAAGATGTTCAACTTTATCATTGATGGACTCAAGTCAAAGAATTCCAAGCAAAGAACAG AATGTCTGGAGGAGCTAGGCAGTCTCGTCGAGACGTACGGGATCAACGTTTGTCAGCCATCGCCGGCAGCCGCTTTAAAAATCATCGCCACTCAGATCGGGGAGCGTGACAACAACATTCGATCAGCTGCACTTAATACCATTGTCGTGGCATATAATATACTTGGTGATAATGTctataaatatattggaaag TTAAATGATAAAGACCAAGGCATGCTTGAGGAGAGGATCAAGAGGGCAGCCAAGATGAGACCAGCGACGGCCCCCGAACCTGTCCAAGTTGTCAAACAGGAACCGGCAAAGCAACAAGCCAAGGGCCAGGTTGCGCAGCGACCGTCGAGACCACAAGATAAGGAGGAGGTGCAGGGCAACAACAGGCAGGT TCGCAGCAATTCTCAAGCCCGAGCCACCAAACAGTACTTCCAGTTAGACTTTGACGACCATGAGCAATCTGTGATGGTGGAGCCAAAGTTGCAAACAATTGACATGGAGGAGTTCAGCGAGCCCGTCAAGGTGCCCGAATCTGCAAGGAATCGGCCGCCATCCCCGTCGATGAAATATTTGTCGTTATCGTCGAATGACGCCTGTTCATTGGTGAATCTCGTCATGTCGCAGATCGCCAGTAATGATATGAACATATGTATGCAAGGGTTAATACAG ATCGATGAAGTTCTCAAAGATGAAGACAAACGTGAAGTAATGTCCAGCCATATTGACCAGTTTCTCGTCTCCACGTCCATGCAACTCCGCCTTGCCCATAATAAACACATGGGCGAGATGAATACATCGAAGGATGAAGTGATCAAGATGTACAGATGTCTCATGAGTGCACTCATATCA TTATTCCAACAGCCAGAGCTTGCCAAGGAGGCATCTCGTGACAGCCTGAAGGATCTCGTCTACCATCTCATCacggtcatgttagattcacgGCTGAATGAGCTCGAGGATGGACCGCAGGTTGTACGATCTGTCAATGTGATAGTGGTGAAAATAGTAGAGAAATCTGACCCATCCAAAGTTATGAG CGCTCTGATCAAACTTTTACACGAGTGCGTGGCCAGCGAAAGATGTTCGACAAAATTCATGGAACTTGTTATGAAGTGTTTGTGGCGCGTTGTGCGTCTGCTGCCGAACATTATAAACGATCTAAACGTCGATCTGATCATCTTGGATCTCCATCTCTTCCTCAAAGCATTCCCGAAGACATTCTGGAAGGAACGATCAAGCGACACACCGTTCAGAACAATAAAAACTGTGCTGCATTCTTTAGCAAAATTAAAGGGGGACCGG GTGCTAAAGCACATGACTTTAATTGACAAACCATCAGAGTCGGAGATGGAATCTTACCTACTCAAAGTGCTCAAGAGCGTAGGCAACAATGTCAACTCGGTCAACAACAAGAATGAACAAATGAACGGTGAGACACCACGCAAGGAGTTGCCGAAGTCGAACTCAAAACAGCGGCTATCGAAGAACACCCATGACATGTTGGCAGAGATTTTCAAGAAGATTGGTTCGAAGGAAAACACGAGGGAG GGTTTGAATGATTTGTACGACTTCAAGCAGAAATACCCGGAGGCAGATCTGGAACCGTTCTTGAAGAAATCATCGACATTCTTTCAAAACTACATCGAGCGGGGGCTGAAGAATATTGAAATAGAACGAGAACCAAAATCTAGTCCTAGAGCATCTGAACCACCGT TGAGTGAAAGTAGCAGTTCGAACTCTGTAGCAAGCGATGCAAAGCCCGGTTCGGCTGATGGTGTCATTAACCCAGCGATGTACATGGAGAGATTGAAGGTGCTGCGAGCGAGATGTGGATTAGCTAACACTGGG GCAGCAGAACCTGCAGCGGGCCATGATGTCTCGGTCGCG CCACAGTTAGACATTGGACAACAGGAACCAGTAGAGGACCCACCAAGAGAGGAGCCAAATGGGGCGGCCAAACCAAACCTTAATGTGGACGAGTTCAGGAAGCGAttagaaagggttaaaaatgCATCCAAAACATAA